A DNA window from Mucilaginibacter xinganensis contains the following coding sequences:
- a CDS encoding glycoside hydrolase family 2 protein, protein MATYKSFAKSFSLFIAFFLLSFANAPAQNKYELNEGWKCRQIAEVRADGTQISKTDFAVNAWINATVPGTVLTTLLNNKQVPDPFWGMNNAHIKDIYTTGRDYYTYWFVKDFTQPAPTGNNQVYLNLRGVNYSCEVFLNGKKVNKQTHFGMFLRQSYNISALLNKNGANRLAVLVYPPDPVGNPNGGQGGDGRIAKNVGLQYTAGWDWIQPMRDRNTGIWDKVTIETTGAVRITDPHVVTIVPGIRQVEGKQQPAVIKSSATLVNATGKIVSGVLQFIIDGQRMVKNIAIKPNSSLEVNLNDLVLKDPKLWWPNGYGTPHLYKSSIQFFTANKLSDKADINVGVREIQTSWNTQTHSRQVEVNGQKIFIKGGNWIISDAMLRFTDARYNAEVRFHRDMNLNLIRVWGGALVERPEFYNACDEYGMLVFQDFWVSGDANGRWLDPMKKDDQWTRRKYPDDHKLYLQSLADQIKLVRNHPSLAIWCGGNEITPPEDILLPVRDSILPKLDGTRWFVEYSNSDKMSLNTLGGNGDGPYGIQPDSAFWKVHTFPFNSEIGSVGINDFESLKRFIPTENLVAPEFSDDKKKNKVDSVWDYHKYIGYDASIEPYGKAKDVKDFAAKAQLVNYNQYRALMEGFSAHMWDWYTGVIIWKTQNPWTAMRGQMYDYYLDPNACLYGLHNGSEPLHVMYNPLNGMVTIVNNTFTTKRDLMLSVKTYDMQGREKLLTQVFEEIQPQSVKGFVPVKDDVDALAKKEGVFLSLRLTDLKQNVVSDNLYWLVDEKGNYSGLKKIAPSQVETVAKQIVPGKIEVTLSNPPNAPVAFFNRVSLVDSQSGARLLPVFYSDNYVSVLPGEHKTVTLTYDAGKIKSLPAVTVSGWNLKEQTISLK, encoded by the coding sequence ATGGCTACGTACAAATCATTTGCTAAAAGCTTCTCCCTTTTTATTGCCTTTTTTTTACTCTCATTTGCAAACGCCCCGGCGCAAAATAAATACGAATTAAACGAAGGCTGGAAATGCCGGCAGATAGCTGAAGTACGTGCCGATGGCACACAAATTTCAAAAACTGACTTTGCTGTTAACGCCTGGATCAACGCCACCGTCCCCGGAACGGTTTTGACTACGCTGTTGAATAACAAACAGGTTCCCGATCCTTTTTGGGGGATGAACAATGCCCATATTAAAGACATTTACACCACCGGGCGCGATTATTACACTTACTGGTTTGTAAAAGACTTTACCCAGCCAGCACCTACCGGTAATAACCAGGTTTACTTAAATTTAAGAGGCGTTAATTATAGCTGCGAGGTTTTTTTAAACGGCAAAAAGGTAAATAAACAAACGCATTTCGGGATGTTCTTGCGGCAATCATACAACATCTCCGCGCTCCTTAATAAAAATGGCGCCAACCGTTTGGCGGTATTAGTTTACCCACCAGACCCTGTGGGCAATCCCAATGGCGGCCAGGGCGGCGACGGCCGGATAGCCAAAAATGTGGGACTGCAATACACCGCCGGCTGGGACTGGATCCAACCGATGCGTGATCGCAACACCGGGATTTGGGATAAAGTGACCATTGAAACAACCGGAGCGGTTAGAATTACCGACCCGCACGTTGTTACAATTGTTCCGGGTATAAGGCAGGTTGAAGGCAAACAACAACCTGCTGTTATTAAATCTTCGGCAACATTGGTTAACGCTACCGGCAAGATTGTGAGCGGTGTACTACAGTTTATTATTGACGGGCAGCGAATGGTTAAAAACATAGCCATTAAACCAAATTCTTCTCTTGAAGTTAACCTGAACGATTTGGTATTAAAAGACCCTAAACTATGGTGGCCCAATGGCTATGGCACGCCCCACCTATATAAGTCGTCTATTCAATTTTTTACAGCAAATAAACTTTCGGACAAAGCAGATATAAATGTTGGTGTAAGGGAAATTCAAACCAGCTGGAACACACAAACACATAGCAGGCAGGTGGAAGTTAACGGGCAAAAGATCTTTATCAAAGGCGGCAACTGGATCATCTCTGATGCCATGCTCCGTTTCACCGATGCCCGATACAATGCAGAAGTGCGCTTTCACAGGGATATGAATTTGAACCTGATCCGCGTTTGGGGCGGTGCTTTGGTTGAACGCCCTGAATTTTATAACGCCTGTGATGAATATGGCATGCTCGTTTTCCAGGATTTCTGGGTATCAGGTGATGCGAACGGCAGGTGGCTGGACCCAATGAAGAAGGATGACCAATGGACGAGGCGCAAATACCCCGACGACCATAAACTTTACCTGCAATCGCTCGCCGACCAGATAAAACTGGTGCGCAACCACCCCTCTTTAGCTATTTGGTGCGGCGGTAATGAGATAACACCGCCTGAAGATATTTTACTGCCCGTGCGCGACTCTATCCTGCCAAAGCTTGACGGCACAAGATGGTTTGTTGAATACTCTAATTCCGATAAAATGTCACTCAACACCCTCGGCGGCAATGGCGACGGGCCTTACGGCATCCAGCCCGACTCGGCATTTTGGAAGGTGCATACCTTTCCGTTTAATTCCGAGATCGGCTCGGTTGGTATTAATGACTTTGAAAGCTTGAAACGCTTTATCCCAACCGAAAATTTAGTGGCCCCTGAGTTTTCTGATGATAAGAAAAAGAACAAGGTTGACTCCGTGTGGGATTATCATAAATATATCGGCTATGATGCATCTATTGAGCCTTACGGAAAAGCAAAAGATGTAAAAGATTTTGCCGCTAAAGCACAGCTGGTTAATTATAACCAGTACCGCGCGCTAATGGAAGGCTTTAGCGCCCACATGTGGGATTGGTACACCGGTGTGATTATCTGGAAAACCCAAAACCCATGGACGGCCATGCGCGGGCAAATGTATGATTATTACCTCGACCCTAATGCTTGCCTGTATGGCCTGCACAACGGCAGCGAGCCCCTGCATGTGATGTATAATCCGTTAAATGGAATGGTCACCATTGTGAATAACACGTTTACAACTAAACGTGACCTGATGCTGTCTGTGAAAACTTATGATATGCAGGGAAGAGAAAAACTGCTGACGCAGGTTTTTGAAGAGATCCAGCCGCAATCTGTTAAAGGCTTTGTTCCGGTAAAAGACGATGTTGATGCCCTTGCCAAAAAAGAAGGTGTATTTCTGTCGCTTAGATTAACTGATCTGAAACAAAACGTTGTTAGCGACAACCTGTATTGGCTTGTGGACGAAAAAGGCAATTATTCCGGCTTGAAAAAAATCGCACCATCACAAGTTGAAACGGTTGCAAAACAAATTGTGCCCGGTAAAATTGAAGTTACTTTAAGCAATCCCCCAAATGCGCCTGTGGCATTTTTCAACCGGGTATCTTTGGTCGATTCGCAGAGTGGCGCTCGTTTACTGCCGGTATTTTACAGCGATAATTATGTCTCTGTTTTACCCGGTGAGCATAAAACAGTTACGCTTACTTATGATGCAGGTAAAATTAAAAGTTTACCGGCAGTAACTGTAAGCGGGTGGAATTTGAAAGAGCAGACCATCAGCCTTAAATAG
- the ychF gene encoding redox-regulated ATPase YchF produces MGLQCGIVGLPNVGKSTLFNCLSNAKAQAANFPFCTIEPNVGVITVPDERLTKLTEIVNPKNVVPNVIEIVDIAGLVKGASKGEGLGNQFLANIRATNAIIHVLRCFDDDNVIHVDGSVDPIRDKEIIDTELQLKDLDSIEKKIQKVEKMAKTGGDKEAKKTFDVLTVYKNHLLAGKSARTAPVAEEDQEYIADIWLLTAKPVMYVCNVDEASVNTGNAYVDKVKAAVKEENAEVLIISAQIESEISQLETYEERQMFLDDLGLAESGVNKLIKAAYKLLNLATYFTAGVQEVRAWTITKGFTAPQAAGVIHTDFEKGFIRAEVTKYEDFVKFNGSEAAIKENGKLGIEGKTYIVQDGDIMHFRFNV; encoded by the coding sequence ATGGGACTTCAATGTGGTATAGTAGGTTTGCCGAATGTAGGTAAATCAACACTTTTTAATTGCTTATCAAATGCAAAGGCGCAGGCGGCAAACTTTCCGTTTTGCACCATTGAGCCAAATGTGGGTGTAATTACTGTTCCCGATGAGCGCTTAACAAAGCTTACGGAAATAGTTAACCCTAAAAACGTTGTTCCAAATGTTATTGAAATAGTTGATATAGCAGGGCTTGTTAAAGGCGCCAGCAAAGGCGAAGGACTTGGCAACCAATTTTTGGCCAATATAAGGGCTACCAATGCAATTATACACGTGTTACGTTGTTTTGATGATGATAACGTGATCCACGTTGATGGCTCAGTTGACCCGATCCGTGATAAAGAAATTATTGACACCGAATTACAGCTTAAAGACCTTGACTCGATAGAAAAGAAAATTCAGAAGGTTGAAAAAATGGCTAAAACAGGCGGCGATAAAGAAGCTAAGAAAACCTTTGACGTACTTACTGTTTACAAAAACCATTTATTGGCCGGCAAATCAGCCCGTACCGCTCCTGTTGCTGAAGAAGACCAGGAGTACATTGCAGACATTTGGCTGTTAACGGCAAAACCTGTTATGTATGTTTGTAATGTTGACGAGGCATCGGTTAACACCGGAAACGCTTATGTTGATAAAGTGAAAGCCGCGGTTAAAGAAGAAAACGCCGAAGTACTGATCATATCCGCACAAATAGAATCAGAAATATCGCAACTGGAAACCTATGAGGAGCGCCAGATGTTTTTAGACGATCTCGGCCTTGCTGAATCTGGTGTAAATAAATTGATCAAAGCCGCTTACAAACTATTGAACCTTGCCACCTACTTTACGGCTGGTGTGCAGGAGGTGCGTGCATGGACCATTACCAAGGGCTTTACCGCACCGCAGGCAGCCGGCGTAATCCATACCGATTTTGAAAAGGGATTTATCCGCGCCGAAGTTACCAAATATGAAGATTTCGTAAAGTTTAATGGCTCAGAAGCCGCAATTAAAGAAAACGGAAAATTAGGTATCGAAGGCAAAACCTATATTGTGCAGGATGGCGACATTATGCACTTCAGGTTTAATGTATAA
- the mgtE gene encoding magnesium transporter: MEEMVDQINVLLEDKDNTRLQEYLNNLNISDVEELIDELPERGALFIETLSLNRAVNVFRILDFPTQERIIKKLSGTRVADLINELPPDDRTSLFSELHGDAVQKLILHLSPADRKEALSLLGYEEDSVGRLMTPDYIAVKKEWDVERVLNHIRRYGKNSETIDVIYVIDKGGILLDDIRIREILLVTPDTKIIDLMDGRLISLSASDPQQDAINVFRMNNRTALPVVDAQNILLGIVTVDDILWIANEEYTEDIQKIGGTEALDEPYLDINLFRLVRKRVGWLIILFLSEMLTSTAMQYFNDEIAVVIQLTFFIPLIMSSGGNSGSQASTLIIQAMALGEVTISDWWRVMRREILSGLMLGSILGVIGFLRIVLWTSFSTIYGPYWLLIALTVGFSLIGIVLWGSLAGSMLPLLMKRLKLDPATSSAPFVATLVDVTGLIIYFSMASLMMHNILHHAATAHHAVCLFNHFKVSFG, from the coding sequence ATGGAAGAAATGGTTGATCAGATAAATGTGTTACTGGAAGATAAAGACAATACCCGGCTGCAGGAATATTTGAACAACTTAAATATATCAGACGTTGAAGAGCTGATAGATGAACTTCCTGAACGCGGTGCCCTGTTTATTGAAACACTTTCGCTTAACCGCGCTGTAAATGTATTCCGCATCCTGGATTTTCCTACACAGGAGCGCATTATAAAAAAACTCTCAGGCACGCGCGTTGCCGACCTCATTAACGAGTTACCACCGGATGATCGCACTTCGCTTTTTAGCGAACTCCACGGTGATGCCGTTCAAAAACTGATCCTGCATTTATCGCCTGCAGACAGAAAAGAGGCATTATCCCTTTTAGGATACGAGGAAGATTCTGTTGGCAGATTAATGACCCCTGACTATATCGCCGTAAAAAAGGAATGGGATGTGGAGCGGGTGCTCAATCACATCAGGCGTTATGGTAAAAATTCCGAAACTATCGACGTTATTTACGTAATTGATAAAGGCGGTATTTTACTGGATGACATCCGGATCCGTGAGATATTATTGGTAACACCCGATACAAAGATCATCGATCTGATGGATGGACGGCTTATTTCGCTAAGCGCCAGCGACCCTCAGCAGGATGCCATTAATGTGTTCAGGATGAATAACCGCACGGCGTTGCCTGTTGTGGATGCCCAAAATATTTTATTGGGAATTGTTACGGTCGACGACATTTTGTGGATTGCAAATGAGGAATATACAGAAGACATCCAAAAGATAGGTGGTACCGAAGCTTTGGACGAACCATATCTTGATATTAATTTATTCAGACTTGTGCGTAAAAGGGTGGGGTGGCTCATCATCCTGTTTTTAAGTGAGATGCTTACCTCTACGGCGATGCAATATTTTAATGATGAAATTGCAGTAGTTATACAGCTTACCTTCTTTATTCCTTTAATTATGTCAAGTGGGGGCAACAGCGGCTCGCAGGCATCAACCTTAATTATACAGGCCATGGCGCTTGGTGAAGTTACCATAAGCGACTGGTGGCGGGTTATGCGCCGGGAGATCCTGTCCGGATTGATGCTGGGCTCCATACTGGGTGTTATTGGGTTTCTGCGCATTGTGTTGTGGACCTCATTCAGTACAATTTATGGCCCTTACTGGTTATTAATAGCCCTTACGGTTGGCTTTTCATTAATTGGGATTGTACTATGGGGCTCGTTAGCAGGTTCAATGCTGCCTTTGCTGATGAAAAGATTAAAACTGGACCCTGCCACTTCATCGGCACCTTTCGTGGCCACTTTAGTTGATGTTACCGGGCTTATCATCTATTTTAGCATGGCATCTCTTATGATGCATAATATTCTTCATCATGCAGCTACTGCGCATCATGCAGTTTGCTTATTCAATCATTTTAAAGTCTCTTTCGGTTAA
- a CDS encoding DUF5362 family protein, with the protein MEVTENFEQPEAESGAILTFEAQGYLRESGKWAYFLGITGFVFCSLFLILSLFVGTIISVLASISPLYAGIPAGAGIGLSVIFILVDVLYFFFALYIYQFATKIKKGLLFADTESVTEALGKLKSFFKLWAIVTIVVLCLYALEIAGAIIIGIAFNHR; encoded by the coding sequence ATGGAAGTAACAGAAAACTTTGAACAACCCGAAGCTGAGTCAGGGGCAATTTTAACTTTTGAAGCGCAGGGATATTTACGCGAATCAGGTAAGTGGGCTTATTTTTTAGGTATAACCGGGTTTGTATTTTGCAGCCTGTTTTTAATCTTGTCATTATTTGTTGGTACTATCATTTCTGTACTGGCATCCATATCCCCATTGTATGCTGGCATACCCGCTGGTGCCGGTATAGGATTGTCTGTTATTTTTATACTGGTTGACGTACTTTACTTTTTCTTTGCTTTGTACATTTACCAGTTTGCGACAAAAATAAAAAAGGGATTGCTGTTTGCAGACACCGAAAGCGTTACCGAAGCACTGGGGAAATTAAAATCCTTTTTTAAACTCTGGGCCATAGTAACAATTGTAGTTTTGTGTTTATATGCTCTTGAAATTGCCGGCGCAATAATAATCGGGATAGCGTTCAATCACCGTTAA
- a CDS encoding DUF3276 family protein encodes MGDFENREREEVYSKKVRAGKRTYFFDVKATRSNDYYVTITESKKRLEDGVFIKHKIFLYKEDFEKFADGLKDTIEYIKANQEVVEKRYEYSENQEVAKTADEDFSFEI; translated from the coding sequence ATGGGAGATTTTGAAAACAGAGAGCGTGAAGAGGTTTATTCAAAGAAGGTAAGAGCAGGGAAAAGGACTTATTTTTTTGACGTAAAGGCAACCCGTTCAAACGATTACTATGTTACTATTACCGAGAGCAAAAAGCGTTTGGAGGATGGCGTTTTTATCAAGCACAAAATCTTTTTATATAAAGAGGATTTTGAAAAATTTGCTGATGGCCTAAAAGATACCATTGAGTATATTAAGGCAAATCAGGAAGTTGTTGAAAAGCGTTATGAATATAGCGAAAACCAGGAAGTTGCAAAAACTGCCGACGAGGATTTTTCTTTCGAAATTTAA
- a CDS encoding ABC transporter ATP-binding protein, which yields MKDLAYLNKFFYKYRWRLIPGILFVIISNIFGVLPAQVIRVAFDLVTENIALYRLFSGFNRQDEIYQLFGTSLLLFGILVLVLALLRGLFLFFMRQTIILMSRHIEYDLKNEIYYHYQKLSLAFYRRHNTGDLMNRVTEDVSRVRMYLGPGIMYTINTVVLFIMVIYVMLTVNVRLAIYSVLPLPVLAVIIYYVNNTINFRSEKIQQRLSALSSFVQENFSGIRVIKSYVREGHVTGKFAAESENYKTHSMELVKVQALFYPLMLLLVGLSNVITMYIGGVEVMKGNITSGNIAEFIVYLNMLTFPVISLGWVTSLIQRAAASQKRINEFLEQQPEIISPAVDKIAVSGHIRFDNVSFVYPDTGIRALKNVSFTANPGEMIAIIGRTGSGKSTIANLIMRMYDTTGGEIRIDQQPITQINLEGYRSQIGFVPQEVFLFSDTIANNIAFSADVLEMDKVSQAAKDAAVYSNIMELEHGFETLIGERGITLSGGQKQRVSIARAIVKHPQILIFDDCLSAVDTRTEEEILNNLGRNMQGKTSLIIAHRISTIKNADKILVMDNGEIIEQGNHNYLMQLKGTYFELYEKQLLEEEESI from the coding sequence ATGAAGGATCTTGCATACCTCAATAAGTTTTTTTACAAATACCGCTGGCGACTTATTCCCGGCATCCTGTTCGTTATAATTTCCAATATTTTTGGCGTGTTGCCTGCGCAGGTTATCCGGGTCGCATTTGATCTTGTAACAGAAAATATAGCGCTTTACAGGCTCTTTTCAGGCTTTAACCGGCAAGACGAAATTTACCAGCTCTTTGGCACCAGCCTGCTCCTCTTTGGCATCCTGGTGCTGGTACTGGCCTTGCTGCGTGGTTTGTTCCTGTTTTTTATGCGCCAAACCATTATTCTTATGTCAAGGCACATAGAATATGATCTGAAAAATGAGATCTATTATCATTATCAGAAATTATCGCTTGCTTTTTATCGCCGCCACAACACCGGCGACTTGATGAACCGCGTAACGGAAGACGTGAGCCGCGTGCGGATGTACCTTGGGCCGGGTATTATGTACACCATTAACACGGTAGTACTTTTTATAATGGTTATTTATGTAATGCTTACCGTAAATGTACGGCTTGCCATATATTCTGTGCTGCCATTACCTGTTTTGGCTGTAATTATATACTACGTAAATAATACCATTAACTTCAGAAGTGAAAAGATCCAGCAGCGGCTGTCGGCCCTTTCCAGCTTTGTGCAGGAGAATTTTTCGGGTATAAGGGTTATCAAATCGTACGTTCGCGAGGGGCACGTAACCGGCAAATTTGCTGCAGAGAGCGAGAACTACAAAACACATTCAATGGAGCTGGTTAAAGTACAGGCACTATTTTATCCATTAATGCTGCTGCTGGTAGGCTTAAGCAACGTTATAACTATGTACATAGGCGGTGTTGAAGTAATGAAGGGTAATATCACATCGGGCAACATCGCTGAATTTATTGTGTATCTTAATATGCTTACCTTCCCCGTTATCTCGTTAGGCTGGGTTACTTCGCTGATTCAACGGGCGGCAGCCTCACAAAAACGCATAAATGAATTCCTTGAACAGCAACCGGAGATCATTTCGCCCGCTGTTGATAAAATAGCTGTGAGCGGGCACATCCGGTTTGATAATGTATCTTTTGTTTACCCGGATACCGGCATCCGTGCACTTAAAAATGTTTCATTTACCGCTAATCCCGGCGAAATGATAGCCATTATTGGCCGCACAGGTTCGGGAAAATCAACTATTGCTAATTTGATTATGCGGATGTACGATACCACCGGCGGCGAGATCCGGATTGATCAGCAGCCAATTACCCAAATTAACCTGGAAGGGTATCGTTCGCAAATTGGCTTCGTACCGCAGGAAGTTTTTCTTTTTTCAGACACCATAGCCAATAACATCGCCTTCAGCGCCGACGTGCTTGAAATGGATAAAGTATCGCAGGCTGCAAAAGATGCCGCCGTTTATTCAAATATCATGGAGCTGGAACATGGTTTTGAAACGCTGATTGGCGAACGGGGGATAACGCTTTCGGGCGGGCAAAAGCAACGGGTGTCTATAGCAAGGGCGATAGTTAAGCATCCGCAGATTCTGATTTTTGATGATTGCCTCTCGGCCGTTGACACCCGGACTGAAGAAGAAATATTAAACAACCTGGGGCGAAATATGCAAGGGAAAACAAGCCTGATAATAGCCCACCGGATTTCGACCATAAAAAATGCCGACAAGATTTTGGTAATGGACAATGGCGAAATTATTGAGCAGGGAAACCACAACTACCTGATGCAACTCAAAGGCACATATTTTGAGTTATATGAAAAACAGTTGCTGGAAGAAGAGGAAAGCATCTGA
- a CDS encoding Glu/Leu/Phe/Val family dehydrogenase — MPNSNASESIFSQLEALGHKKVVFCSDPDTGLKAIIAIHDTTLGPALGGTRMWAYKSEADALHDVLRLSKSMTYKSAIAGLNLGGGKAVIIGDSHKDKSEALLRKFGRFIKNLNGEFITAEDVGTNPRDMEYIRMETQHVTGVPESIGGSGDPAPIAALGVFMGIKACIKELYGNDNLAGRSIIVQGIGHVGENLVKLLREENAKVYASDINEDSLGQIAKKYGAEAVSNNTIFDIDADIYAPCALGATVNTQTINKLKCAIIAGSANNQLEDESIHGQMLLDKGIIFAPDYVINAGGIINCYSELMGFSKKRTMQLTENIYEATRNVLKLSKAENISTTVAANKIAEKRIADIKKVKSTY; from the coding sequence ATGCCAAACTCAAACGCAAGTGAATCGATTTTTAGCCAGCTTGAGGCTTTAGGACATAAGAAAGTTGTGTTTTGCAGTGACCCGGATACAGGCTTAAAGGCAATCATAGCTATTCATGACACCACGCTCGGCCCTGCTTTAGGCGGAACACGGATGTGGGCTTATAAATCAGAAGCTGATGCATTGCATGATGTTTTAAGGCTATCAAAAAGCATGACCTATAAATCGGCAATCGCCGGCCTTAACCTGGGCGGTGGTAAAGCAGTTATTATCGGCGATTCTCACAAAGATAAATCGGAAGCATTATTACGCAAATTCGGCCGTTTTATAAAAAACCTTAACGGTGAATTTATTACCGCCGAAGATGTTGGCACCAATCCGCGTGATATGGAGTATATCCGGATGGAAACGCAGCACGTTACGGGTGTGCCTGAGTCTATCGGTGGCAGCGGCGATCCTGCACCTATAGCGGCCCTTGGCGTTTTTATGGGGATTAAGGCCTGTATAAAGGAGCTTTACGGTAATGATAACCTTGCAGGCCGCTCAATAATTGTACAGGGTATAGGGCACGTTGGCGAAAACCTTGTAAAGTTGCTTCGCGAAGAAAATGCGAAAGTTTATGCAAGCGACATTAATGAGGACAGCCTTGGGCAGATTGCAAAAAAGTACGGAGCCGAAGCTGTATCAAACAATACGATATTTGATATTGATGCGGATATTTACGCACCTTGTGCTTTAGGCGCAACGGTAAACACACAAACAATTAATAAGTTGAAATGTGCCATTATTGCCGGCTCGGCTAATAACCAGCTGGAGGATGAAAGCATTCACGGGCAAATGCTACTGGATAAAGGAATCATATTCGCCCCTGATTATGTAATTAATGCAGGTGGGATCATTAATTGTTACTCGGAATTGATGGGATTCAGCAAAAAAAGGACCATGCAGCTAACCGAAAATATTTACGAGGCCACACGCAATGTTTTAAAACTTTCAAAAGCCGAAAACATCTCAACAACCGTAGCCGCAAACAAAATAGCCGAAAAAAGAATCGCTGACATAAAAAAAGTTAAATCAACCTATTAA
- the nusB gene encoding transcription antitermination factor NusB: MLNRRHLRVKVLQSLYAYHQSNSGDIKQHEKNLLQTIDKVYEMYIWMLSLISEITSYAENDAEERANKHLPTAEDLNANVKILTNRFITSLHQNKEYLAGLKKYKVAWDFEPELVKSLFTVLKNSEDYKEYLKKTGDTIQTDKDIIKYIFKKVILKSSIAEQVFEDKFLYWPVDKDVLQALIAKTFKNFSHDEPELNNLAEVTGNWEEDREFIVNLFEESIRHNDEYQLLITGKTQNWEPDRIAMMDTLLMKMAIAEFVNFSSIPVKVTINEYLEISKEFSTPKSNSFINGILDKILTDLKSQNKIKKIGRGLIE; the protein is encoded by the coding sequence ATGTTAAACCGCAGACACCTTAGGGTAAAAGTTCTTCAGTCGTTATACGCTTATCATCAATCAAACAGCGGCGACATCAAACAGCATGAAAAAAACTTATTGCAGACAATTGATAAAGTGTACGAAATGTACATTTGGATGCTTTCGTTAATTTCAGAAATAACAAGCTACGCAGAAAATGATGCCGAAGAAAGGGCAAACAAACACCTGCCTACAGCCGAGGATCTTAATGCCAACGTTAAAATTTTAACCAACCGCTTTATAACTTCTTTACATCAAAATAAAGAGTATTTGGCGGGCCTTAAAAAGTACAAAGTAGCCTGGGATTTTGAACCTGAGCTGGTTAAGTCGCTATTTACTGTCCTGAAAAATTCTGAAGATTATAAAGAGTATCTGAAAAAAACAGGTGATACTATCCAAACAGATAAAGACATAATCAAATATATTTTCAAAAAGGTGATCTTAAAATCATCAATTGCGGAGCAGGTATTTGAAGATAAGTTTTTGTACTGGCCGGTTGATAAAGATGTTTTGCAGGCCCTGATCGCAAAAACTTTTAAAAACTTTTCGCACGATGAGCCCGAACTGAACAACCTTGCCGAGGTAACGGGCAATTGGGAAGAAGACAGGGAGTTTATAGTAAATCTTTTTGAAGAAAGCATTCGTCATAACGACGAATACCAGCTTTTAATAACCGGAAAAACTCAAAACTGGGAACCTGACCGTATTGCGATGATGGATACGTTGCTGATGAAAATGGCGATTGCCGAATTTGTTAACTTTTCTTCAATACCCGTTAAAGTAACCATTAACGAGTATCTGGAAATTTCGAAGGAATTTAGCACCCCGAAGAGTAATTCGTTTATTAACGGTATCTTGGACAAGATTTTAACCGACTTAAAATCGCAGAATAAAATAAAGAAAATAGGCAGAGGACTTATAGAATAA
- a CDS encoding DUF1573 domain-containing protein — translation MKKLFLTLLAAGILVTACNSNKTGSATADNTTTANAANAPVMKFEKDTHDFGKIKSGDKVTYDFKFTNSGKSPLIITDAIATCGCTKPEWPKTPIKPGESGNIHVVFNSAAKMGLQDKMITITANTNPAQNRVHLIGEVTTN, via the coding sequence ATGAAGAAACTGTTTTTAACCTTACTGGCAGCAGGAATCCTGGTTACTGCCTGCAACTCAAACAAAACAGGCAGCGCAACTGCAGACAATACCACCACTGCGAATGCTGCAAATGCACCTGTAATGAAATTTGAAAAGGATACCCATGATTTCGGCAAGATCAAAAGCGGTGATAAGGTTACCTACGATTTTAAGTTTACCAACTCAGGTAAATCGCCTTTGATTATTACCGATGCCATAGCAACCTGCGGATGCACGAAGCCCGAATGGCCAAAAACACCAATAAAACCGGGTGAAAGCGGCAACATACATGTTGTATTTAACAGTGCCGCAAAAATGGGACTGCAGGACAAAATGATCACTATTACCGCCAATACCAACCCGGCCCAAAACAGGGTGCATTTAATTGGCGAGGTAACAACTAATTAA
- the yajC gene encoding preprotein translocase subunit YajC has translation MIATILLQAGSGFGIQQIITFGLIAVVFYFFMIRPQVKKQKDQKKYVNELKKGDKVVTTAGIHGRIIDVNDTTFLVEVDNGKIRFDKSAISLEASKALNTPAVVTKA, from the coding sequence ATGATAGCAACTATTTTATTACAGGCTGGTTCAGGCTTTGGAATTCAGCAAATTATAACTTTTGGTTTAATAGCCGTGGTTTTTTACTTTTTTATGATCAGGCCACAGGTTAAAAAGCAAAAAGATCAAAAAAAATATGTTAACGAGTTGAAAAAAGGCGATAAAGTGGTTACAACAGCTGGTATCCACGGCAGGATCATTGACGTAAACGATACCACTTTTTTGGTTGAAGTTGATAACGGTAAGATTCGTTTTGATAAATCGGCAATATCTTTAGAGGCTTCAAAGGCGCTGAACACGCCCGCTGTAGTTACTAAGGCTTAG